TGCCGAGATATTCTAGATTTACCGGTTGTTCTTGGTAGGTCCAGATCACTTCGTTGAAGGCGCCAAGTCTTGCTTCGATGGAATCTTCTTGGCCCATGCTGTCCAAGGCTTCCACTTGTGAAGTTAACATATCTGCACCGTGATAATGGATTTTTGCAGTGATTACGCCAGGACGTCTTAATGAGAAAAATAATTTAAAGCCATTTCTGAAAAGCATAAAATCTGCTTTTGTTTTTGAAATGCCATAAATCTTAACGCCACCAACGGTTGCGCCCCTCATTTTGTTGTAAACGGCAGTGTGATCGATAAAAAGGTCTTTGAGTCTGTTGAGAAACAGGATGGATTCGCCTTCAAGATTTTTGTCTTGATCAAAAGTTGGCGAAACATCGATGATCCCGCTCTCTTCCATCTTTTGTTCGGCTTCAACTAATTCTTTAATCCATTCCATAAATTCCCCCTCAAAAACACTTCAGGTCAGCCACTTTAGGCAGTTTCAGTATAGCCCAATTATGACTTTGATAGTCAATACCTAAAATGTCCTGACATATACGGGACTAAAAGACTTGAGGGGCTTGGATAGTGAAGTAAATGTTAAAACCGCCTTCAGCGTCCTCATCAAAACCATAGGCTCCCACAACTTTAAAGGTGATGGGGGCATGGTAGAAAATTGTGGTGTCTATTTTAAATTCAGCACCCGCAGCCGTAAAATATTTCCCTAATTCTGCTCTTGAGTAAGAATCGTCTTCATTAAAGTAAATGCCTTTGAGGGTAAGTGTTTCGGCAAAAATGCTCGCATGAAATCTTTTGATGAAATATGGCGCAGGGCTGTCGGGTCCCTTCCATTTTTGTGAAAGCGGGAAGCGATATTCCACGGTTCCTGAAACCATGGTGAATCCCATGAATTGTCCTGGTGGATAGCCGCGAGTGACAAAGCCTTCGTTATCGGGGCCAAGAGTGTACTCTGCTTGAGAGCTTGTTGTTCCCAAAAGTAGGCTTCGATTTGCTTCGGTGTAAACGGTTTGGGCAGAGAGCGCGAGTACGTGGCGCTCCGGTAACCACTTGGTGTGAAAGTGCTGAAGCTTCACAAATGTTTCATCATAATTTGTCTTTGTGGAATTTTCGAAATATTTTGTGTACGTCGCTTTTGCGGATTGGCCCGAAGAAGAAATATCTAAAAGTTTTTTATCCATATTGTCGTAGGCAATTCCTGCGCTTGGACCATCGAAATAGTGATCCACTTTCTTGGCTGGAGTCGTAACGTACGAGAAGAGATTTGATTTTAGATATTCATAACCTAGTTTTGCTTTCCAATCATTGCTGAGACCTGGAATATAAAACCAATGAGAAACCCCTACTTTCTGATCATGCGTAGTTTCTTGTAAGCTGTTGTGCCAATCGTAATCATCATAGGCAAAGAGAATTGTTTTTCCGATAGAATTATCCCAAAGATATTGGAAAGAGGTGCTGAATTTTTCGGATTTAGAGTGGTAACTGCCATCCAAGAGATAAGAGTGAAATCCCGTAGGATCTGATCCCGGAAGTGAAATAGAGGTGGTCGTGCCATCTTCGGCCACGGTGATCCACGGAATCCAGAATTGCGGAAACATATATGGAAGTGCGTGATAAGTTTTGGCTTCAGGATTTAACTTTGGTGCTTCGACTATTTTTTCCGGATAATTAGCGGCAATGGGGTGAGTTACAGAAGGAAGAATTATTGCTTGTTTCGCAAGCGGCGCTTCTTTGATCTGCGGTCCATCACTGGTCAACTCACTGTAAATGATTTTATTGGCTTTTGTATCAATAGTTCCGTTCACGGTTTTTGTAAGAGTATTTGTCAGGGCGCGGATGGAAGTCAGGTCACTGTTGACGGAATACAAATTTTCTACGCCACTTTTGTTGGATGAAAACACAATTCCCTGCGAAGTGGAAACTGGGTATTTGCTCGGAAAATCCAAAATGCGTGTGATTTGTTTTGTTTCCATATTTAAAATATGCAAACGATCAATTCCTTTAGAATTTTTTTGCGCAAAAACCAATTCTTTTTCAGAGATAAAGCTTGGTCTTGAGACACGGTCATAGCTTTCAGGTGAATACAATAACGCTTCGTTTTTTCCTTCACCATCGACGGTATAAAGAGCGGTTTTTCCTTGGCTTGATTTGACAAAGGCAATCAAGTTCCCATTGGGAGAGACGGCAGGCTCTCTCGCTCTTAGGCCCTTGGTTATCTTTTTGGATTTCTTTTCAACCAAATCATAAGTGTAGAGATCATAATAATGATTGGTGCGATCAAAAGTATCTACGGAATCAAAAACTATTTTTTGGGAACTCGGAAACCAAGTCGCCCTTTGAATTTCGCTTTTTTCTAAGTTTGGAAGCGGAACATGATTGTCGGTATCCTTAGGAGTTAAAGCTTCCGCCGGAACCCATTGTTCGCCTAAGCGTTTAAAAACGTAAAGTACAGAGTCGCCATCTTTATTGTCAGACACAAAGAGAAGCTTTTCGCCGTCAGGAGAAATTTCGGGAGAATGATTGAAAACTCCTTCTTTGGTGAGAATGAGATTTCCCTTTGTAGTTTCTTGTTCTTGGATTTTTGAAATTTGTTTTTGCGCCAGATCACCATATTTTTTGTAAACATCTTTTAAAAAATCTTGGTATGTTTTGCCGAATTCATCCACCATAGGTTGCGTAATTACCCAGGGAAAACGTCTCGCGTATCTTTCGTTGAATGTGCGAACAATCGAAATGGATTTGGATTGAATGAACTCGTGCCATACAAGCGCGCCATAGAAATACGGACGCTGTCCTCGCGGCCAATCTGGAGTCGAAACTTCGTTGATGGCCGAAAGATTATCTTTGCCCCATTTTGAATCCAAATAGAGTGAGCGAATCATGGCATCGTAGTCGGTAGATTTGAGTCTTCCGAATTCATTGAATCGACTTTCCATCTCAACTGCGAGACCTTCGAGGTACCATCTTGGTAAAAACATGTTAGGCCTAATGACAGAACCAAAAATAAAACGAAGAGGTTTGGCAACGCCTCTTGCGGGTTCCATGTTTAAGATGTGAGCATATTCATGCAAAAAAACATCTCTTGGCCAAGAACTGTAGTGATCAATGGAAGCGAGTGGAGTGGGCTGACTTACGTACACGTTCACATTGGGTCTCGGAACTCCAATTGCAGATCCATTCGAAACATCGTAGGTGTCATCGAGCACCACCGTGGTTTTCTTAGGAGAAATGCCAAACACATCCACTAGGATTTGGTGTGAGCGCTCCGCTTCTTCTAAATAAATTTTAGCTAACTCGTAACTCTTCGCATCATATATGATGTCGAAATTTTCAGAGGAGATTTTGTTTAGCTTCACTCTTGGATCAAGTGCTAAAGTTTGCACACAAATAAGCAACGCACTCGAGAATAAAAATAATTTTAAAATTTGAAGTTTCATAAGTTTGACATTCGCTCCTACCTGACTAGAATATTGAGAATGTAAACCTGGAGGCAACACATATGTTTCAATACAAACAAAAATCGTACGGCATAAAATCAATCGGTATCACACTAGCAATAGCAGCTTTAGTAATTTCTTGTTCAAGCAAAAAGAAAAGTGAAGGAGAAGCAAGCGCTGATGGCTCTGGAGCTCCAGACATTTCTTCTTCAAACATGAATTTTGATCCTGTTGGTAGTGACAGTGGAACAATTTCTGGATTGTTCACAATCAACTTTCCTTACGATCAAGCAATTCTTGATGAGACAAACAAACAAAAATTAAATTCCAATGCAGAGTGGATCAAAGCAAAAGGCAATACTGCTGTTGTGCAAATCGAAGGTCACTGTGATTCTAGAGGTTCAGTGGAATACAATTTAGCTCTTGGAGAAAGACGCGCAAAAGCAGTGAAGTCTTACTTGGTAAGCCTCGGCGTTAGTGGCGATAAATTAAGAGTTGTTAGTTATGGTGAGGAAAAACCTTTAGCACAAGGTGAGACAGAAGAAGCTTACGGTCAAAATAGACGCGCAAACTTTGTTCCGCTCCCAAACTAAGCTAATTTAATCCAATGAAGTTTGTGCAAGGGACATTGTCAGTATTCTTGATCAGTCTAATGGTAGGATGTGCGGTCAATCCTCCAGTTCAAGAATTCACACTTGCACGAACAGCTCTTACAGCCGCTCAATCGTCTGGAGCTAGCAAATACGCTCCAGGTCTCTGGTTCAAAGCAGAAGAAAATTACAGA
Above is a genomic segment from Bdellovibrionota bacterium containing:
- a CDS encoding DUF4398 domain-containing protein; the encoded protein is MKFVQGTLSVFLISLMVGCAVNPPVQEFTLARTALTAAQSSGASKYAPGLWFKAEENYRQGENAFKKGNFEVAKQYFAESQDFSERAENKARYDKRKLGEDIP
- a CDS encoding OmpA family protein, with the translated sequence MFQYKQKSYGIKSIGITLAIAALVISCSSKKKSEGEASADGSGAPDISSSNMNFDPVGSDSGTISGLFTINFPYDQAILDETNKQKLNSNAEWIKAKGNTAVVQIEGHCDSRGSVEYNLALGERRAKAVKSYLVSLGVSGDKLRVVSYGEEKPLAQGETEEAYGQNRRANFVPLPN
- a CDS encoding LpqB family beta-propeller domain-containing protein, giving the protein MKLQILKLFLFSSALLICVQTLALDPRVKLNKISSENFDIIYDAKSYELAKIYLEEAERSHQILVDVFGISPKKTTVVLDDTYDVSNGSAIGVPRPNVNVYVSQPTPLASIDHYSSWPRDVFLHEYAHILNMEPARGVAKPLRFIFGSVIRPNMFLPRWYLEGLAVEMESRFNEFGRLKSTDYDAMIRSLYLDSKWGKDNLSAINEVSTPDWPRGQRPYFYGALVWHEFIQSKSISIVRTFNERYARRFPWVITQPMVDEFGKTYQDFLKDVYKKYGDLAQKQISKIQEQETTKGNLILTKEGVFNHSPEISPDGEKLLFVSDNKDGDSVLYVFKRLGEQWVPAEALTPKDTDNHVPLPNLEKSEIQRATWFPSSQKIVFDSVDTFDRTNHYYDLYTYDLVEKKSKKITKGLRAREPAVSPNGNLIAFVKSSQGKTALYTVDGEGKNEALLYSPESYDRVSRPSFISEKELVFAQKNSKGIDRLHILNMETKQITRILDFPSKYPVSTSQGIVFSSNKSGVENLYSVNSDLTSIRALTNTLTKTVNGTIDTKANKIIYSELTSDGPQIKEAPLAKQAIILPSVTHPIAANYPEKIVEAPKLNPEAKTYHALPYMFPQFWIPWITVAEDGTTTSISLPGSDPTGFHSYLLDGSYHSKSEKFSTSFQYLWDNSIGKTILFAYDDYDWHNSLQETTHDQKVGVSHWFYIPGLSNDWKAKLGYEYLKSNLFSYVTTPAKKVDHYFDGPSAGIAYDNMDKKLLDISSSGQSAKATYTKYFENSTKTNYDETFVKLQHFHTKWLPERHVLALSAQTVYTEANRSLLLGTTSSQAEYTLGPDNEGFVTRGYPPGQFMGFTMVSGTVEYRFPLSQKWKGPDSPAPYFIKRFHASIFAETLTLKGIYFNEDDSYSRAELGKYFTAAGAEFKIDTTIFYHAPITFKVVGAYGFDEDAEGGFNIYFTIQAPQVF